One genomic segment of Sphingorhabdus sp. M41 includes these proteins:
- a CDS encoding type III PLP-dependent enzyme encodes MHYYHDAEELTRALSPDIPVLLNRPHAARRAARYFVEQFPGKSLYAVKANPSPALLQLLWEEGVTHFDVASIDEVRIVRAALPDATLCYMNPVKQLASVREAYRDHGVRIFSLDSLEELEKIELGTELAEDLTLCVRIRVASEFAEISLASKFGVDVDESAELLQRARQRADCLGICFHVGSQAMTPLAYVHALERVRTAIVGASVTVDIVNVGGGFPSIYPDLEPVSLNHYFSAIDRTFEDLPISYSAELWCEPGRALSAEYSSLVVKVERRRGNELFINDGAYGTLFDAAHIGWRFPVRQVGTDSEEGPTTGFSFYGPTCDDMDFMAGPFALPDSIKAGDYIEIGMIGAYGSAMRTKFNGYGSSDEYDVADEPMASLYVGDNLDRSDRDNVVSFPSA; translated from the coding sequence TTGCACTATTACCATGATGCTGAGGAGCTAACGAGGGCTCTCAGCCCCGATATTCCAGTCTTGCTTAACCGGCCACATGCAGCCCGACGCGCTGCGCGTTATTTCGTCGAGCAATTCCCCGGCAAATCACTTTACGCTGTCAAAGCGAATCCTTCGCCTGCATTGCTGCAGCTGCTGTGGGAAGAAGGCGTAACCCATTTTGACGTGGCTTCGATCGACGAAGTCCGCATCGTTCGCGCGGCATTGCCGGACGCGACCCTCTGCTACATGAATCCGGTCAAGCAGCTGGCATCGGTACGAGAAGCCTATCGCGACCATGGTGTGCGGATTTTCTCGCTCGACAGTCTTGAAGAACTGGAAAAAATCGAGCTGGGAACCGAGCTTGCCGAAGATCTGACGCTTTGCGTTCGGATCCGGGTTGCTTCGGAATTTGCGGAAATCAGCCTCGCTTCGAAATTTGGTGTCGATGTCGATGAATCGGCCGAATTGCTGCAGCGTGCACGGCAACGGGCAGATTGCCTCGGCATCTGCTTCCACGTCGGCAGCCAGGCGATGACCCCGCTTGCCTATGTCCACGCTCTGGAACGGGTTCGTACGGCGATTGTCGGCGCGTCGGTGACCGTTGACATCGTCAATGTCGGCGGCGGTTTTCCTTCCATCTATCCGGATCTGGAACCAGTTTCGCTCAACCATTATTTCTCTGCCATCGACCGCACGTTCGAGGATTTGCCAATCAGCTATTCCGCCGAACTATGGTGCGAACCGGGCCGCGCCCTGTCGGCTGAATATAGCTCGCTGGTGGTCAAGGTCGAACGCCGGCGTGGCAACGAACTGTTCATCAACGACGGCGCCTATGGCACCTTGTTTGACGCCGCGCATATCGGATGGCGCTTTCCGGTGCGCCAGGTTGGTACGGATTCGGAAGAGGGCCCCACCACCGGGTTCAGCTTCTACGGCCCGACCTGTGACGACATGGATTTCATGGCTGGTCCCTTTGCCCTGCCCGACAGCATCAAGGCCGGTGACTATATCGAGATCGGCATGATCGGAGCTTATGGTTCGGCGATGCGGACCAAGTTCAACGGCTATGGCAGCAGCGACGAATATGATGTTGCCGACGAACCGATGGCCAGCCTTTATGTCGGTGACAATCTCGACCGGTCCGACCGGGACAATGTGGTGTCTTTCCCGAGCGCCTGA
- a CDS encoding carboxynorspermidine decarboxylase, with protein METKAGDPGAFAQFDLGRVPSPAFVVDEVAVRRNLQILADIKERSGAKVLLALKAFSMWSLAPLIDEYLDGYCASGLWEARLAREHFRGPISTYSPAYKAGDLAEISEISGHITFNNPAQIERWKNDSNHKFALDSSEIGLRINPQIALGETEKYDPSQPHSRLGFPLSQLRPEHFEHLSGIHFHNLCEQGFDALAETWAEVEPVIAPHFGSLKWINLGGGHHITREDYDREALVAFLKQLKARSGCEIYLEPGEAVALDAGILVGEILDVFDNGMAVGITDISATCHMPDVIEAPYRPAMLGERSEGTAIRLGGPSCLAGDIIGDYILPDKPHIGQRIAFLDQAHYSMVKTNTFNGVPLPSIWLWNSESDALKCVKNFDWTAFRDRLS; from the coding sequence ATGGAGACCAAGGCAGGCGATCCCGGCGCTTTTGCGCAATTTGACCTGGGCCGGGTGCCCTCGCCTGCCTTCGTCGTGGATGAAGTGGCAGTGCGCCGGAATCTGCAGATTCTGGCCGATATCAAGGAGCGTAGCGGGGCGAAGGTCCTGCTGGCGCTCAAGGCCTTTTCCATGTGGTCCCTTGCCCCGCTGATCGACGAATATCTCGATGGCTATTGTGCGTCGGGGCTGTGGGAGGCGCGGCTTGCCAGGGAGCATTTTCGTGGTCCGATCAGCACCTATTCTCCGGCCTATAAAGCTGGCGATCTGGCCGAAATTAGTGAGATTTCCGGGCATATCACGTTCAACAATCCGGCGCAGATTGAGCGATGGAAAAATGATTCTAATCATAAATTTGCTCTCGATAGTTCGGAAATTGGCTTAAGAATAAATCCGCAAATCGCGCTCGGTGAAACGGAAAAATATGATCCCAGCCAGCCCCACAGCCGCCTCGGTTTTCCGCTCAGTCAGCTGCGGCCGGAACATTTTGAGCATCTGTCCGGAATCCACTTCCACAATTTGTGCGAACAGGGCTTTGACGCGCTGGCGGAGACTTGGGCAGAGGTCGAACCGGTTATCGCGCCGCATTTCGGCTCGCTCAAATGGATCAATCTTGGTGGCGGGCATCATATCACGCGTGAGGATTATGATCGCGAGGCGCTGGTCGCTTTTCTGAAGCAGCTGAAAGCCAGATCGGGATGCGAAATCTATCTCGAGCCGGGTGAAGCCGTGGCGCTGGATGCGGGGATTTTGGTCGGCGAGATACTGGATGTCTTCGACAATGGCATGGCGGTCGGGATTACCGATATCTCCGCGACCTGCCATATGCCCGACGTTATCGAGGCGCCCTATCGCCCGGCCATGCTGGGAGAGCGCAGCGAAGGCACCGCCATTCGTCTCGGCGGTCCTAGCTGCCTCGCCGGGGATATTATCGGGGATTATATCCTGCCCGACAAACCGCATATCGGTCAGCGCATCGCATTCCTTGATCAGGCGCATTATTCAATGGTAAAGACCAACACATTCAACGGTGTTCCCCTGCCTTCAATCTGGCTCTGGAACAGCGAAAGCGACGCGCTAAAATGCGTCAAAAACTTCGATTGGACGGCATTTAGAGACCGGTTGAGCTAG
- a CDS encoding saccharopine dehydrogenase family protein — protein sequence MGKILVIGAGGVSSVAVHKMAQLIAAGSGPFTEILLASRTLSKCEAIADSVKQRTDVAIMTAQIDADDVPALIALIKQEKPDLVVNLALPYQDLPIMDACLATGTDYLDTANYEPRDEAKFEYKWQWDYQDRFKDAGIMALLGSGFDPGVTSVFTCWLKKHHFDRIDTLDILDCNGGDHGQHFATNFNPEINIREVTANSRHWENGDWVEGPPLTQKQEFDFEAVGPKNMYLMYHEEIESLKTHLPEIQRIRFWMTFGDAYLTHLEVLQNVGMTRIDPVMYEGREIIPLQFLKAVLPEPASLGETTKGNTNIGVIATGVKDGVQKTLYVKNICSHEAAFEETGNQGVSYTTGVPAMIGAAMMLSGQWKGDGVFNMEEFDPDPFMAMLNEHGLPWTLEELEAPLAF from the coding sequence ATGGGTAAAATATTGGTGATCGGCGCAGGCGGCGTCAGTTCGGTAGCGGTGCATAAAATGGCGCAGCTGATAGCGGCGGGCAGCGGGCCTTTTACCGAGATATTATTGGCCAGCCGCACTTTGTCGAAATGCGAAGCGATTGCGGATTCGGTCAAGCAGCGTACCGACGTCGCGATCATGACTGCGCAGATTGATGCTGATGATGTTCCGGCGCTAATCGCCCTGATCAAGCAGGAAAAGCCTGATCTGGTGGTGAACCTCGCTCTGCCTTACCAAGATTTGCCGATCATGGACGCCTGCCTTGCGACCGGAACCGACTATCTAGACACGGCCAATTACGAACCGCGCGACGAAGCCAAGTTCGAGTATAAATGGCAGTGGGATTATCAGGACCGGTTCAAGGATGCTGGCATCATGGCGCTGCTCGGCTCCGGCTTTGATCCGGGCGTGACCAGCGTCTTCACCTGCTGGCTGAAGAAGCATCATTTCGACCGGATCGATACGCTCGACATCCTCGATTGCAACGGCGGCGATCATGGCCAGCATTTTGCCACCAATTTCAATCCCGAGATCAACATCCGGGAAGTTACCGCCAATTCGCGGCACTGGGAAAATGGCGACTGGGTGGAAGGTCCGCCGCTGACGCAGAAGCAGGAATTCGATTTCGAGGCGGTTGGCCCTAAGAATATGTATCTGATGTATCACGAGGAAATCGAGTCGCTGAAGACGCATCTCCCGGAAATCCAACGAATTCGCTTCTGGATGACCTTTGGCGATGCCTATCTGACCCATCTCGAAGTGCTGCAAAATGTCGGCATGACCCGGATCGATCCGGTGATGTACGAAGGCCGCGAGATCATTCCGCTGCAGTTCCTGAAAGCCGTATTGCCGGAGCCTGCGAGCCTTGGCGAAACGACCAAGGGTAATACCAATATCGGGGTGATTGCGACCGGTGTAAAAGACGGCGTTCAGAAGACTCTATACGTCAAGAATATCTGCAGTCATGAAGCGGCGTTCGAGGAAACCGGCAATCAGGGCGTGAGCTATACCACCGGCGTTCCGGCGATGATCGGCGCTGCTATGATGCTGTCCGGCCAGTGGAAGGGCGACGGCGTGTTCAACATGGAAGAATTCGATCCCGATCCGTTCATGGCAATGCTGAACGAGCACGGCCTGCCGTGGACATTGGAAGAATTGGAAGCACCTTTGGCCTTCTAG
- a CDS encoding threonine ammonia-lyase, with protein sequence MTEQDLIDPDRQPTLAGVERAAQKIAAILPPTPLLPLQIDDTTIWCKAECLQPVGAFKIRGGWHRLTDLTEDQRKRGVIAFSSGNHAQGVAWAARRLRVPATIIMPEDAPRAKLENTRALGARVITYDRMSGNREQLAADMAQETGAVVVPSFDDPWIVEGQGSCGVEIREQMLARTGYQPDQLVICCGGGGLASGTALANPDAKIMVVEPEGWDDMKRSLEGGAIVPVGNNPPATDCDALQTLTVAPITFNILKDRNATGVAVSAAEVDHAMRVAFEKLRLVVEPGGAVALAAILAGKVGLTDRTAITLSGGNVDRQRFADIIADG encoded by the coding sequence ATGACAGAGCAAGACCTGATAGACCCCGACCGGCAACCCACTTTGGCCGGAGTGGAGCGAGCAGCGCAAAAAATAGCAGCTATCTTGCCCCCCACGCCGCTGTTGCCTTTACAAATTGACGACACGACGATCTGGTGCAAGGCGGAATGCCTGCAACCGGTCGGCGCGTTCAAGATCCGCGGTGGCTGGCACCGTCTGACCGATCTGACCGAGGATCAGCGCAAGCGTGGTGTCATCGCATTTTCCAGCGGTAATCACGCTCAGGGCGTGGCATGGGCTGCCCGCAGGCTGCGCGTGCCGGCGACGATCATCATGCCGGAGGACGCCCCCAGAGCGAAACTGGAGAATACCAGAGCATTGGGTGCCAGGGTGATCACCTATGACCGGATGAGCGGCAATCGCGAGCAACTGGCCGCTGATATGGCGCAGGAAACCGGCGCCGTGGTGGTCCCCAGTTTCGATGATCCGTGGATCGTCGAAGGGCAGGGCAGTTGCGGAGTAGAAATACGCGAGCAAATGCTGGCGCGAACCGGATACCAGCCGGATCAATTGGTCATCTGTTGCGGCGGTGGCGGTCTTGCGAGCGGCACGGCTCTCGCCAATCCCGATGCAAAAATCATGGTCGTCGAACCGGAAGGCTGGGACGACATGAAACGTTCGCTGGAAGGCGGCGCGATCGTGCCGGTAGGGAACAACCCGCCCGCCACCGATTGTGACGCGCTGCAGACACTGACTGTCGCTCCAATCACGTTCAACATTTTGAAAGACCGCAACGCGACAGGGGTCGCCGTGTCCGCCGCCGAGGTGGATCACGCGATGCGGGTCGCATTTGAGAAATTGCGTCTGGTCGTCGAACCGGGCGGCGCCGTTGCGCTGGCTGCCATTCTTGCCGGTAAGGTTGGGCTGACCGATCGGACCGCCATCACCCTGTCCGGTGGCAATGTCGACCGTCAGCGGTTCGCGGACATCATCGCGGATGGCTAG
- the hemA gene encoding 5-aminolevulinate synthase yields MDYDKIFSQAIDRLHAEGRYRVFIDILRNKGSFPNARCFAHHNGPQPVTVWCSNDYLAMGQHPDVIAAMEDALHDVGAGSGGTRNIGGNTHYHIQLERELADWHGKSGALLFTSGYVSNEATLSTLTKILPGCIIFSDELNHASMIAGIKNSGCEKRVFRHNDLEHLEELLAAEDPEVPKLIAFESIYSMDGDVAPLHAICDLADKYNALTYCDEVHAVGMYGKRGGGISERDKAAERITIIEGTLAKAVGVMGGYITADQKIVDVIRSYAPGFIFTTSLSPVLVAGALASIRHLKQSSAERDGQQAAAQKLKDLFAEAGLPVMDSSTHIVPLQVGDPVKAKKISDILLAEYGVYVQPINYPTVPRGTERLRFTPGPAHSEAMMVDLTKALVEIWSRMDLERAIAA; encoded by the coding sequence GTGGACTACGATAAGATTTTTTCGCAAGCGATTGACCGGCTTCATGCCGAAGGCCGCTATCGGGTATTCATCGATATTTTGCGCAACAAGGGTTCGTTCCCGAATGCCCGCTGTTTCGCGCATCATAATGGTCCGCAACCTGTTACTGTGTGGTGCTCGAACGACTATCTGGCGATGGGCCAGCATCCCGATGTTATCGCTGCGATGGAAGATGCCTTGCACGATGTCGGCGCCGGTTCTGGCGGAACGCGCAATATTGGCGGCAACACCCACTATCACATTCAGCTGGAACGGGAGCTGGCCGACTGGCACGGCAAATCCGGTGCATTGCTGTTCACGTCGGGCTATGTATCGAACGAAGCGACGCTATCAACGCTGACCAAGATTCTGCCGGGCTGCATCATTTTTTCCGACGAGCTCAACCATGCCTCGATGATTGCCGGGATCAAGAACAGCGGCTGCGAGAAACGGGTTTTCCGGCACAATGACCTGGAACATTTGGAGGAATTGCTCGCCGCCGAAGATCCGGAAGTGCCCAAGCTCATCGCCTTTGAGAGCATCTACTCGATGGACGGGGATGTCGCGCCATTGCACGCCATTTGCGATCTCGCCGACAAATATAACGCCCTCACCTATTGCGACGAAGTTCACGCCGTCGGCATGTACGGCAAGCGCGGTGGCGGTATTTCCGAACGTGACAAGGCCGCCGAGCGGATCACGATCATCGAGGGAACATTGGCCAAGGCCGTTGGCGTCATGGGTGGCTATATCACCGCTGACCAGAAGATCGTCGACGTTATCCGGTCCTATGCCCCCGGTTTCATCTTCACCACCAGCCTGTCTCCCGTGCTTGTAGCGGGCGCACTGGCCAGCATTCGTCACCTTAAGCAGTCGAGCGCGGAACGCGATGGTCAACAGGCCGCTGCGCAGAAGCTCAAGGACCTGTTTGCCGAGGCGGGCCTGCCAGTGATGGACTCCTCGACACATATCGTGCCGCTACAGGTGGGCGATCCGGTCAAGGCCAAGAAAATCAGCGACATATTGCTCGCCGAATATGGCGTCTATGTGCAACCTATTAATTATCCGACCGTACCGCGCGGCACTGAACGCCTGCGCTTCACGCCCGGACCGGCGCATAGCGAGGCGATGATGGTTGACCTGACCAAGGCGCTGGTGGAAATCTGGAGCCGGATGGATCTCGAACGGGCGATCGCCGCCTAA
- the murI gene encoding glutamate racemase, producing MTEAQNGECPPLLFFDTGVGGLSVLGETIKLLPNAPIVYAADYAGLPYGMKSEAELAARVPALLGRLVERYKPQLVTIACNTASTIALDHVRSALDIPVVGTVPAIKPASEMTNTGVIGLLGTKATIRQPYVDRLASDFAADKILLRHAAPGLVYAAEAKLRGEKPDVQVIEEAMFGLIDQAGGKNMDTVIMACTHFPLLRDELAAAAQRPVQFIDGAQGIARRIAYLTKNTIWPSERRDGIFVTTGDIADIEPYRPAFAEYGIRRFEKL from the coding sequence ATGACCGAAGCGCAGAATGGCGAATGCCCTCCCTTGTTATTTTTCGATACCGGCGTTGGGGGCCTGTCGGTATTGGGCGAGACGATAAAATTGCTGCCCAACGCACCGATCGTCTATGCTGCAGATTATGCTGGCCTGCCTTATGGCATGAAGTCCGAAGCCGAATTGGCGGCCCGCGTTCCGGCGCTTCTCGGCCGTCTGGTCGAACGTTACAAACCGCAATTGGTTACCATTGCCTGCAACACGGCGTCGACAATCGCTCTCGATCACGTCCGCTCCGCCCTGGATATCCCGGTCGTCGGAACCGTGCCCGCGATCAAGCCGGCGAGCGAGATGACCAATACCGGCGTCATCGGTCTTCTCGGTACGAAGGCAACTATCCGCCAGCCCTATGTTGACCGACTCGCCTCCGATTTTGCCGCCGATAAGATTTTGCTGCGTCACGCCGCTCCCGGACTTGTCTATGCCGCTGAGGCCAAGCTGCGCGGAGAAAAACCAGACGTTCAGGTTATCGAAGAAGCCATGTTCGGACTTATCGATCAGGCCGGAGGCAAAAATATGGACACGGTCATTATGGCCTGCACCCATTTCCCGCTGCTTCGGGACGAACTGGCCGCAGCGGCACAACGACCTGTTCAGTTTATCGACGGCGCCCAGGGCATCGCTCGCCGGATCGCCTATCTGACAAAAAACACAATTTGGCCCAGCGAAAGACGAGACGGCATATTTGTTACAACAGGCGATATTGCCGATATCGAACCCTATCGCCCAGCCTTTGCGGAATATGGCATCAGACGGTTCGAAAAGCTGTAA
- the plsY gene encoding glycerol-3-phosphate 1-O-acyltransferase PlsY, whose translation MWIEPILALLLGYLLGSVPFGLVLTRLSGGGDLRQTGSGNIGATNVLRTGNKGLAALTLLLDMGKGYAAVFIALQISGGLGVLAGLGAFLGHLYPVWLKFNGGKGVATLLGVVTALIPTAGLIFAVTWLGSLALWRYSSVSGMLAAISVPIAAFVLGEYAIMPMFIGLALLVLWKHRSNIERLIAGEEPKVGASKKA comes from the coding sequence ATGTGGATAGAACCAATATTGGCGTTGTTGCTCGGTTATTTGCTGGGCTCGGTCCCGTTTGGGCTTGTGTTGACCCGCCTGTCTGGCGGCGGTGATTTGCGCCAGACGGGGTCCGGCAACATCGGCGCCACGAACGTATTGCGAACCGGCAACAAGGGACTGGCCGCGCTGACCCTGTTGCTCGACATGGGCAAAGGATATGCTGCGGTATTCATTGCATTGCAGATTTCTGGCGGATTGGGTGTTTTGGCTGGGCTGGGTGCCTTTCTGGGTCATCTCTACCCTGTCTGGCTAAAATTCAATGGTGGCAAAGGCGTTGCGACCCTGCTGGGTGTTGTTACAGCCTTGATCCCCACGGCGGGATTGATATTTGCGGTCACCTGGCTTGGCTCACTCGCGCTGTGGCGCTATTCATCAGTTAGCGGAATGCTTGCTGCCATTTCGGTGCCAATAGCGGCCTTCGTATTGGGAGAATATGCAATCATGCCGATGTTCATCGGTCTGGCTCTGCTGGTATTGTGGAAACACCGCTCCAATATTGAACGATTGATTGCCGGTGAAGAACCGAAAGTCGGAGCGTCAAAAAAGGCTTGA
- the dprA gene encoding DNA-processing protein DprA — translation MGESQEAFDRLRLIRSENIGPVTYRQLIRRFGSAARALEAIPDLAARGGGRSPRIAGASQIASEMKAIQDLGAGLLFIGDPAYPDLLAELGNPPPILLWQGRLELLQQPMVAMVGARNASAAACRFARDLANNLVEAGVSVVSGLARGIDTSAHQGSLKRSTIAVIAGGLDVFYPPENEDIQRTIAEHGLLLAEQAPGTEPRARHFPYRNRIIAGLARGTVVIEAAPRSGSLITARLAAEAGRQVMAVPGSPLDPRSRGCNMLIREGATLIQSADDILEMIRHFDDRAESANPGQELRDDGENANIPEIRCVDIDNSERTPVIELLSVTPVTVDELVRQSGLAAPLVQLALLELELAGRLNRHAGARVSLLN, via the coding sequence ATGGGAGAAAGCCAGGAAGCGTTTGACCGGCTCCGGCTTATCCGATCCGAGAATATCGGACCCGTTACCTACCGTCAGTTGATCCGAAGATTTGGTTCTGCAGCGCGCGCGCTGGAAGCTATTCCCGATTTGGCGGCGCGTGGCGGCGGACGCTCGCCGCGAATTGCCGGAGCGAGCCAAATTGCATCCGAAATGAAGGCGATCCAGGATCTTGGCGCGGGACTGCTCTTTATCGGCGACCCCGCTTATCCGGATTTGCTGGCCGAGCTGGGAAATCCGCCGCCGATATTGCTCTGGCAGGGGCGACTGGAACTGCTGCAACAGCCGATGGTCGCGATGGTCGGCGCGCGAAATGCGTCCGCTGCTGCCTGCCGCTTTGCCCGTGACCTGGCCAATAATCTGGTGGAGGCCGGCGTCTCGGTGGTTTCCGGGCTTGCCAGGGGCATCGACACTTCAGCGCACCAAGGCTCGCTGAAAAGGTCAACGATCGCAGTCATTGCAGGCGGATTGGATGTTTTTTATCCGCCGGAGAATGAAGATATCCAGCGGACAATAGCCGAACACGGATTGTTGCTGGCAGAACAGGCTCCGGGAACGGAACCGCGCGCGCGCCATTTCCCCTATCGCAACCGGATCATCGCCGGGCTCGCCAGAGGCACGGTGGTCATCGAGGCTGCGCCGCGTTCCGGGTCATTGATCACGGCAAGACTGGCCGCGGAGGCAGGCCGACAGGTAATGGCGGTTCCCGGCTCTCCACTTGATCCGCGATCCAGGGGTTGCAACATGCTTATCCGGGAAGGGGCAACCCTGATACAATCGGCGGACGATATATTGGAAATGATCCGCCATTTCGATGATCGGGCGGAATCCGCGAATCCAGGCCAAGAATTGCGGGATGATGGGGAAAATGCGAACATTCCAGAAATCCGCTGTGTGGATATTGACAACTCGGAACGGACACCGGTGATTGAGTTGCTCAGCGTCACGCCCGTTACGGTCGATGAATTGGTCAGACAATCGGGACTGGCCGCGCCTTTGGTGCAATTGGCGCTGCTCGAACTGGAACTCGCCGGTCGGCTGAACCGGCATGCTGGTGCTCGCGTAAGCCTTTTGAACTGA